In Sorghum bicolor cultivar BTx623 chromosome 10, Sorghum_bicolor_NCBIv3, whole genome shotgun sequence, one genomic interval encodes:
- the LOC8077325 gene encoding omega-amidase, chloroplastic isoform X2, with product MQKHKVALCQLAVTPDKDGNIARARARVEAAADAGAKLVVLPEIWSCSYAMETLASYAEDIDGGESPSISMLSEVAAAKKITIVGGSIPEKASGKMFNTCCVIGPDGKILAKHRKLHLFEIDIPGDITLKESDTFTGGQETTIVDTDVGRIGIGICHDIRFPELAMLYRSKGAHLICYPSAFNMSTGELLWDLMQKSRAVDNQLFVATCSPARDPNVNSDYMIWGHSSLIGPFGEVLAAAGHEEATVIGEMDLTTIQSTRENLPLEMQRRGDLYRLIDVLVNDSMKSRSDKLCLKMPA from the exons ATGCAGAAG CACAAGGTCGCGTTGTGCCAGCTCGCCGTCACACCGGACAAGGACGGGAACatcgcccgcgcccgcgcccgcgtcgaggccgccgccgacgccggcgcCAAGCTCGTCGTCCTGCCG GAGATATGGAGCTGCTCGTACGCAATGGAGACACTGGCAAGTTACGCGGAAGACATAGACGGCGGAGAGTCGCCGTCTATCTCGATGTTGTCGGAGGTCGCCGCCGCCAAAAAGATCACCATTGTAGGTGGATCCATACCCGAGAAGGCGTCTGGGAAGATGTTCAACACCTGCTGTGTCATCGGACCGGATGGAAAGATATTGGCCAAGCATAGGAAA CTGCATTTGTTTGAGATTGACATCCCAGGAGACATCACGCTCAAGGAATCTGATACATTCACAGGTGGACAAGAAACTACTATAGTCGACACAG ATGTTGGACGCATTGGCATAGGAATATGCCATGATATCCGGTTTCCAGAGCTTGCAATGTTGTACAGATCAAAAG GTGCGCACCTGATATGCTATCCTTCTGCATTCAACATGAGCACCGGGGAGCTCCTCTGGGACCTCATGCAGAAATCCAG GGCCGTTGACAATCAG CTGTTTGTAGCAACCTGCTCGCCGGCGCGAGACCCTAATGTGAACTCGGACTACATGATCTGGGGCCATTCGAGCCTCATCGGACCA TTTGGTGAAGTGCTTGCGGCAGCTGGGCATGAGGAAGCGACCGTCATCGGCGAGATGGACCTCACCACGATACAGTCTACAAG GGAGAACCTCCCGTTGGAGATGCAAAGAAGAGGAGACCTCTACCGATTGATTGACGTTCTGGTCAATGACTCGATGAAATCGCGCTCTGATAAGCTGTGCCTCAAGATGCCTGCCTAG
- the LOC8077325 gene encoding omega-amidase, chloroplastic isoform X3, translated as MQKEIWSCSYAMETLASYAEDIDGGESPSISMLSEVAAAKKITIVGGSIPEKASGKMFNTCCVIGPDGKILAKHRKLHLFEIDIPGDITLKESDTFTGGQETTIVDTDVGRIGIGICHDIRFPELAMLYRSKGAHLICYPSAFNMSTGELLWDLMQKSRAVDNQLFVATCSPARDPNVNSDYMIWGHSSLIGPFGEVLAAAGHEEATVIGEMDLTTIQSTRENLPLEMQRRGDLYRLIDVLVNDSMKSRSDKLCLKMPA; from the exons ATGCAGAAG GAGATATGGAGCTGCTCGTACGCAATGGAGACACTGGCAAGTTACGCGGAAGACATAGACGGCGGAGAGTCGCCGTCTATCTCGATGTTGTCGGAGGTCGCCGCCGCCAAAAAGATCACCATTGTAGGTGGATCCATACCCGAGAAGGCGTCTGGGAAGATGTTCAACACCTGCTGTGTCATCGGACCGGATGGAAAGATATTGGCCAAGCATAGGAAA CTGCATTTGTTTGAGATTGACATCCCAGGAGACATCACGCTCAAGGAATCTGATACATTCACAGGTGGACAAGAAACTACTATAGTCGACACAG ATGTTGGACGCATTGGCATAGGAATATGCCATGATATCCGGTTTCCAGAGCTTGCAATGTTGTACAGATCAAAAG GTGCGCACCTGATATGCTATCCTTCTGCATTCAACATGAGCACCGGGGAGCTCCTCTGGGACCTCATGCAGAAATCCAG GGCCGTTGACAATCAG CTGTTTGTAGCAACCTGCTCGCCGGCGCGAGACCCTAATGTGAACTCGGACTACATGATCTGGGGCCATTCGAGCCTCATCGGACCA TTTGGTGAAGTGCTTGCGGCAGCTGGGCATGAGGAAGCGACCGTCATCGGCGAGATGGACCTCACCACGATACAGTCTACAAG GGAGAACCTCCCGTTGGAGATGCAAAGAAGAGGAGACCTCTACCGATTGATTGACGTTCTGGTCAATGACTCGATGAAATCGCGCTCTGATAAGCTGTGCCTCAAGATGCCTGCCTAG
- the LOC8077325 gene encoding omega-amidase, chloroplastic isoform X1, producing MVCSLVCDQHKVALCQLAVTPDKDGNIARARARVEAAADAGAKLVVLPEIWSCSYAMETLASYAEDIDGGESPSISMLSEVAAAKKITIVGGSIPEKASGKMFNTCCVIGPDGKILAKHRKLHLFEIDIPGDITLKESDTFTGGQETTIVDTDVGRIGIGICHDIRFPELAMLYRSKGAHLICYPSAFNMSTGELLWDLMQKSRAVDNQLFVATCSPARDPNVNSDYMIWGHSSLIGPFGEVLAAAGHEEATVIGEMDLTTIQSTRENLPLEMQRRGDLYRLIDVLVNDSMKSRSDKLCLKMPA from the exons ATGGTCTGTTCGCTTGTGTGTGACCAGCACAAGGTCGCGTTGTGCCAGCTCGCCGTCACACCGGACAAGGACGGGAACatcgcccgcgcccgcgcccgcgtcgaggccgccgccgacgccggcgcCAAGCTCGTCGTCCTGCCG GAGATATGGAGCTGCTCGTACGCAATGGAGACACTGGCAAGTTACGCGGAAGACATAGACGGCGGAGAGTCGCCGTCTATCTCGATGTTGTCGGAGGTCGCCGCCGCCAAAAAGATCACCATTGTAGGTGGATCCATACCCGAGAAGGCGTCTGGGAAGATGTTCAACACCTGCTGTGTCATCGGACCGGATGGAAAGATATTGGCCAAGCATAGGAAA CTGCATTTGTTTGAGATTGACATCCCAGGAGACATCACGCTCAAGGAATCTGATACATTCACAGGTGGACAAGAAACTACTATAGTCGACACAG ATGTTGGACGCATTGGCATAGGAATATGCCATGATATCCGGTTTCCAGAGCTTGCAATGTTGTACAGATCAAAAG GTGCGCACCTGATATGCTATCCTTCTGCATTCAACATGAGCACCGGGGAGCTCCTCTGGGACCTCATGCAGAAATCCAG GGCCGTTGACAATCAG CTGTTTGTAGCAACCTGCTCGCCGGCGCGAGACCCTAATGTGAACTCGGACTACATGATCTGGGGCCATTCGAGCCTCATCGGACCA TTTGGTGAAGTGCTTGCGGCAGCTGGGCATGAGGAAGCGACCGTCATCGGCGAGATGGACCTCACCACGATACAGTCTACAAG GGAGAACCTCCCGTTGGAGATGCAAAGAAGAGGAGACCTCTACCGATTGATTGACGTTCTGGTCAATGACTCGATGAAATCGCGCTCTGATAAGCTGTGCCTCAAGATGCCTGCCTAG